One genomic segment of Photobacterium sp. DA100 includes these proteins:
- the luxS gene encoding S-ribosylhomocysteine lyase yields MPLLDSFTVDHTRMHAPAVRVAKTMQTPKGDTITVFDLRFCRPNADILSERGIHTLEHLYAGFMRDHLNSELVEIIDISPMGCRTGFYMSLIGTPSEQSVADSWAAAMEDVLKVESQDKIPELNEYQCGTYSMHSLEEAQAIARHILEQGIAVNKNDELALPASMLQELKVK; encoded by the coding sequence ATGCCTCTATTAGACAGTTTCACCGTTGACCATACCCGAATGCATGCGCCAGCCGTGCGGGTGGCCAAGACCATGCAGACCCCGAAAGGAGACACCATCACGGTGTTCGATCTGCGTTTTTGCCGCCCGAATGCCGATATCCTGAGCGAGCGTGGGATCCACACCCTTGAGCACCTGTATGCCGGCTTCATGCGTGATCACCTCAACTCCGAGCTGGTGGAGATCATCGATATTTCCCCGATGGGATGCCGGACCGGCTTCTACATGAGCCTGATCGGTACGCCTTCCGAGCAGTCGGTTGCCGATAGCTGGGCGGCAGCGATGGAAGATGTGCTGAAGGTGGAGTCGCAGGATAAGATCCCGGAACTTAACGAGTACCAGTGCGGCACCTACAGCATGCACTCGCTTGAGGAAGCACAGGCGATTGCTCGCCATATCCTCGAGCAGGGTATTGCGGTGAACAAGAATGACGAGCTGGCTCTGCCCGCGTCGATGCTGCAAGAGCTCAAAGTAAAGTAA
- a CDS encoding inner membrane protein YpjD, whose amino-acid sequence MDMLIAVMAACLYFLALGLVVPGLTNNNGIKTKPVFVCALAAIALHILLLKDLILGGQGQNLSIMNVASLISLLIAAITTGAMLKMRVWFLLPVVYSFAAINLTAATFLPGAFITHLETHPEVLLHISLALFSYSTLMIATLYAIQLAWLDHKLKNKKSLLINPNIPPLMMVERQLFKIILVGNSLLTVTLVTGFIFVQDMLAHGKAHKAVFSLLAWGVYSILLWGHYQKGWRGRRVVWFSLVGAFLLTLAYFGSRFVKEIIIGA is encoded by the coding sequence ATGGATATGTTGATTGCCGTAATGGCGGCATGCCTTTACTTTCTTGCCCTAGGGCTGGTTGTACCGGGGCTCACCAACAACAATGGCATCAAGACCAAACCGGTCTTTGTCTGTGCCTTGGCCGCTATTGCCCTTCATATCCTGCTGCTCAAAGATCTCATTCTGGGTGGACAGGGACAGAACCTCAGTATTATGAACGTCGCATCGCTGATCAGCCTGCTGATCGCCGCGATTACCACCGGTGCAATGCTAAAGATGCGGGTCTGGTTCCTGCTTCCTGTCGTCTACAGCTTTGCCGCGATTAACCTTACCGCCGCCACATTCCTGCCGGGGGCCTTTATCACCCACTTGGAAACCCATCCAGAGGTGCTGCTGCATATCTCGCTGGCGCTGTTCTCCTATTCGACCCTGATGATTGCGACCCTGTACGCCATTCAACTGGCCTGGTTGGATCATAAGCTGAAGAATAAGAAAAGCCTGCTGATAAACCCGAACATCCCTCCCTTAATGATGGTTGAGCGCCAGCTTTTCAAGATCATTTTGGTCGGTAATTCCCTGTTGACCGTCACCTTGGTAACGGGATTTATCTTTGTTCAAGATATGCTGGCCCACGGCAAGGCCCACAAAGCCGTCTTCTCGCTGCTGGCCTGGGGCGTCTATTCCATTTTGCTGTGGGGGCATTACCAGAAAGGCTGGCGCGGACGCCGTGTGGTTTGGTTCAGCCTGGTCGGTGCATTCCTGCTGACGCTGGCCTATTTCGGCAGCCGCTTCGTCAAAGAAATTATCATCGGGGCATAA
- a CDS encoding CNNM domain-containing protein has protein sequence MDDISTGILFSLLILLLVISGYFSGSETGMMSLNRYKLRHLANQGHRGAKRVEKLLSRPDRLIGLILIGNNLVNILASAIATILGMRLYGDMGVAIATGALTLVVLVFAEVTPKTLATLYPERISFASSIVLQLLMKLLYPLVWFVNGITNGFLLLLGLKVDKTHDGKLNSDELRTVVNEAGGLIPRRHQDMLLSILDLENVTVEDLMIPRNEIAAINVNDDWKSIVRQLSHSAHGRIVLYRDTIDEVVGMLRVREAYRLMMDKNDFSKENLLRAADEVYFIPEGTPLNIQLLKFQRNKERIGLIVDEYGDIQGLITLEDILEEIVGEFTTSISPTLAEEITPQPDGSLMIEGSANIRDLNKSLNWGLPTDGPRTLNGLILEHLEDIPDSQLSIELAGYQMEIIEVSDNMIKQVRVLPNQLKKTG, from the coding sequence TTGGACGATATATCCACGGGGATTTTATTCTCTCTCCTGATATTACTTCTTGTTATTTCCGGATATTTTTCCGGTTCTGAAACCGGAATGATGTCTCTCAATCGCTACAAGCTGAGGCATCTGGCCAACCAGGGACACCGAGGGGCCAAGCGGGTCGAAAAGCTGCTTTCGCGCCCCGACAGGTTAATTGGCCTGATCCTGATCGGTAATAACCTGGTTAACATTCTCGCCTCAGCCATCGCGACGATTCTCGGCATGCGACTCTACGGTGATATGGGGGTCGCGATTGCCACCGGTGCACTGACCCTGGTCGTACTGGTCTTTGCCGAAGTCACCCCGAAAACCTTGGCCACGCTTTATCCTGAGCGGATCTCCTTTGCCAGCAGCATCGTGCTGCAGCTGCTGATGAAACTGCTCTATCCGCTGGTGTGGTTTGTCAACGGTATCACCAACGGCTTCCTACTGCTGCTCGGCCTTAAGGTCGACAAAACCCATGACGGCAAGCTCAACTCGGACGAGCTGCGGACCGTGGTTAACGAGGCCGGAGGGCTGATCCCGCGCCGCCACCAAGACATGTTACTGTCGATCCTCGACCTGGAAAATGTCACGGTGGAAGACTTGATGATACCGCGCAACGAAATCGCCGCCATCAATGTCAACGATGACTGGAAGTCGATAGTCCGCCAGCTCAGCCATTCGGCCCATGGCCGGATTGTGCTCTACCGCGATACCATCGATGAAGTCGTCGGCATGCTACGGGTACGCGAAGCCTACCGCCTGATGATGGACAAGAACGATTTCAGCAAGGAAAACCTGCTGCGTGCCGCCGATGAAGTGTACTTTATTCCCGAGGGGACCCCGCTCAATATCCAATTGCTGAAATTCCAGCGCAACAAGGAGCGTATCGGCCTGATCGTCGACGAGTACGGTGATATCCAGGGCCTGATCACCCTGGAAGATATCCTGGAAGAAATTGTCGGTGAGTTTACCACCTCAATCAGCCCGACCTTGGCCGAAGAGATCACCCCGCAGCCGGACGGCAGCCTGATGATCGAAGGCAGTGCCAATATCCGGGATCTGAACAAGAGCCTCAACTGGGGGCTTCCGACCGATGGCCCGCGCACCCTCAACGGCTTGATCCTGGAGCACCTGGAAGATATCCCCGACAGCCAGCTGAGTATCGAGCTGGCAGGCTACCAGATGGAAATCATCGAGGTCTCCGACAATATGATCAAGCAGGTTCGGGTGCTGCCCAATCAGCTCAAGAAAACGGGATAA